The following is a genomic window from Nicotiana tabacum cultivar K326 chromosome 3, ASM71507v2, whole genome shotgun sequence.
ggtaagactccacctcattcggagtgcagccgagtctatgactCATCGTGTCAGAgctttgctacagacttatgggtaggccaataccctgtcccatttgatgtcaagtaatcttagaggctttgtagatacaggtttattatgtacagtatgtcagaggccttgacggcccatatgggCCTTGAGTTCCTCAAATTTTCCCAGAAACTCCTCAACTGACCCTTTCTGTTGGAGTTTATTAAACTCTTCTATAACATCCTCCATCAAAGTCTCACCAAACCTAAGACACAATTCCGCCTTAAATCACTCCCAAATCACAACCCCTTTGATCACAGTTAAGGAATTAAACCACACTTCGGCTAAGCCATTCAAATAATAAAGAGCAACAGCTTCAACTTTAGAATTCTCAGCAGTCTTATACAAATTAAAATATCGATCGCATTTTGGAAGCCATACCTTGGGTTCCTTGCCTTCAAAACTAGGCAATTCCCATTTAGGAGGTGGGACTGAAAATCCAGCTTGTCTATTTGGCCTAGCCTCCTGCACGGGAAGAGGAAGCAACTCTCCTCCATTTAGTTTGTCCAATATCAATTCCAAGGTTTCTTGAACGCCCATTTTTGTCTGCTGTAAGTTCTGTTGCCCGGCAGTTAACCCAGCTAGCACCTCCTCGTGTTAAGTAATCTTGGCATCCATAGTTTGCATCCTCGTACCATCCACCATCGTTTAATCCACAGGTTGTAGGCTcgatggctctgataccaaatgtcAGGATCTCAATTGATTAATTAAGAAATTCACTCAaattttgggacaattttctgTTTATATTGAAATTGAAACAACGGCGATTACAAACTACTAAGCGAAATGAAAAAGAACTAAAGAAACTAAGCTAATCAGAATCTCATAGCTGGGTTATAGATCTGTAAAAGCAGAATTACAAGAGAAAGGAAGAGAAAGAGATGAAGAGAAGAGTGAGAGAATTGGAAAAATTCCCGTTGGTTCAAAAATCACCCTGCTCAACTAGTTTGTTGAGCTTTATAACAAACTCGTCCAGCTGGCAACATCTGAGCCCTTGAAGCATATTATAAAAATCAATCACGACCGTTGATTCAGTGTTAGTTATTCATGTACTTCTCCTCTCAGCTTCGAGCTCCCTTGGCTACATTTTCATTTATTTGCATTTCTCATGTCATGACAGTCAAGCCAGCCCACATAAAGCGACCCAAGACCCAAACTAACAAGGATAGTTTATCATGAAAGCCTGTATAAGCTGAACAAAAGGCATGCTCATAAAACCAATTCCGTACGTTTATCCGCTACACACACCAGGAAAAGATAATGTGATTGCCGATCTCTATTTATGAAATATTAATGCCTTGATTGATGTGTTAAATGCTAAGTTGGAAGGTTTTGGTCACATAAAATTTGTATGCTAGTGATTTTAATTTTGGCCGAGTCTTTAAGCGTTTTTGGTCGATTTGTATATACTTTAAGATTTATATGGTCATGGTATGGAACCAAGTCTTGTATTTtacttcttgtcacccacaaacAGAAAAATATAACTCTTTAAATAGTAATAATAGAACGGATGATTATTATAATTTTGTTGATTCAATAGTTCATAGACATTGTAATTTAGGATATGCATCTTTTCTGAAAATTGCACCAATTGATAAAAGAGGTGAGGGTAAGCATCAGTGGACCATCCCAACTCAACACCAATAAAAAAGATGGGTTAAAAAATCCAGAGATCATGTTCCTTATAGGGAGAAAAATGAATAAATCAACATATACAATATGAATATTGGGCCAAAAGAATAATAAGATATGAACCACAAAAAAAGTTATACTGctggaaaaaaaaaaactgaaataaaaCTCTATCTTCATCTTCACTCAAAACAGATATTTGTGATCTTAAATTGCTGATTTCTTGATCTTGTGTCGGTAAAACGCCTTTTTCTTCTTGCTAGAAGTGTTCTTAATTGTCAGCACAATCTTTCCCGCTTCATTGTTCTTGAATGTGTTGCGAATTGACGAGCTCAACTTCTTCTCCTTCTGAATTATAATTGTGTAAGAATTTTCATCCTCTGGCACAAATTCTTCCTTATAGCTCACTTCCCCGCCCACAATGGTAACATCCCAGGTAAATGTACTTCCCACCTgacataattttaatagaaatttAAGTGCCAAAAGAAATGCAGCATCACCATATATAGAAGGGAAAGATAAAGTCTCAACATAACCAACATTTCATTCCCAAAGTTACCTCTGCTGCAGGTATTTCAATGGTTTCAGTTGATCCAGCTTTAAGGAGCATTTCTGAAGCTTCACAGTCCGAGACTGAAAACTCAAAGTCATTCTCCCTCTTGAGTCCACCATATTGAATTGGGATTTCTTGGATTGGAATGTACCTGCTCAACCCAAACAGTTCAGCAGTAGCAACCAATGGactaaaaaataaaactttcgcaTTCAGGGACTAAAAGTGCTACTTAAACTGAACTCGTTAGAAGTTTAAAGAATTGGAAATAAGGAGCTTACTTGAGCAAGGTCTCAGTGACCTTGGCAGGACGAGCAAAAACAAATTTGCTTTTGGTTCTTTGAGTTAGGAAAGGAGAGAGCAATGACTGGAAAGCATAATACCAAAATGGAACATTGATGAATATCTGAAGAAGACAAACAGGTGAAATGGTCAGACCAATACACATAAGATTTATAGTAATATTTTCATTAGCaatttatattttcacaaccTATATTAATGtactatttttggaggatccgacacgtaaCAATAATTTCAGAGAGTCCGACCAACATAGTTCACAGTTATATATGCTTGCACTTTATTCTAAGAACTCACTAACTGAAAGTAAAAACaaggaaaataaaacagaatACTCACATTTTTGGCAACAAATTCAGGATAGTTATCCTGAAGAAGATCAACAGCCTGTTTTGTAGCAACCCTGACCTCTTTCTTGGAAGGTCCAGGGGAGTTCTTCAGATCATTAATCTGAAGCAGTGAACTGACACCTCCAGCCTTGAAATCAAGCTGTTGAATACCCTTCTCCATTAACTGCACTCTCCATCTCAAGAACTGCTTACGCTTCTCCTCCGTCCCGAATGTCTTGCTATACAGCTCTTGAtcatccaaaactccaaaaatgttGTAACAAATAGGGTGGCCTTGGTTATCAGTTCCACTCATGTAAGCAGTTGGAGCAAGATCTGACCCTAAATCTTCATCCAAGATTGATTGGATCTTAAAATCCTTCCTCCATTGGAGTGTTTTTTTGAGCATTTCGAAAGATTCATTCACTTTGTAATCCCTTGCTctcaagaatttcaaaagaaCCACATTGGTTCTCTCATCCCCTTTGCTAGGCAATAGTGGTACCCCCCAAATGGAGATCACTTTATCCACTCCATCAACATCTAAATCAGCCCCCTCCTCCTCACTCTCTTTCTCCTCTTTATTCTCGCCATTTGTATCGCAATTTTCCTCATTCTTTGTCTCTTCCTCTTCTACTTTCTCCTCAACCTTGTTCTCATcatctttcttttcttcctcCTCACCTGATGGTGATTTCTCTGGAGACTTTTTGGTGGCACTCTCTTCTTTTTTGAAGAGAGTGTTACCAAGAATGGCCTCCTCGAGTTTTGATTTGAGATCATTCAAAGCCTTCTTTTCATTCTCCTTGAGATCAGAGAGAAAGTTGCTCTCTTCTCTATAAGAAGAGCTCTTCTCTATTGCCTTTGGTTTGgtctcctcctcctcttcttcttttactTTCTCATTCTCAACCTCCTCAACAATCTTCTTAGCCTCTAATTCTTCTTTTGGAACAACTACCTCAGCTACTTGAGTTGCCTCAGATTGTACCTCTACTGTCATGTTTGATTGATAAATAACACAAAGTATTGGATCTTGGCAGTCACCTCCTAAACAGCTGAAAATTAAAGAAAGTGTGAGAAAATTTGGGACCCCAATCAAATGccctaaaaatagccaaaaaagtACTCATAATACAACAACTATGTCTcggtcccaaacaagttgggatTGGCTATATAAATCCTGACTAATCATGTTCCCCATTTAAATCCATCTCAAGCTAAAtgctataaaataaaaatactagaaGTTCTCAATATCTCCTACTAGCATAAGAATCTCTAACAAGGTGTAGTTGAAATTTGTGGGAAATACTCCTCTGTAAAGTCCcaacaaaaaacaaaaacttaTTCATGATGGTAGAAAATGGCATTTTTTATGACAATCTAGCTGAATCTCGTCAACAACCTTCTAAACCACTgtaaaagataaagaaaatgtcaCAAATTTTTCTTACTACAAATTGTTCTAAAAAACAAAGAAGCAGCTCCTGTGATTTCATTCAGAAGCAGAAAATTGAAACGTGACATGATAATTTCCTACTCCCTACTGTAAACATATCCGTTTAACAAATCagcaaattcaacaacaaatagTGAGAAAAAACTgtaaattgaaaaggaaaaaatgactaGCAAACTTCTGATAATTAagggaaaagaaagagagaagttAAAATTCACCTTAGGGACTTGAATGAGCTGCTCTCTGTCAATTCTCACAATGGCTCTGTCGAGGTATTTGGGATGAGAAGCGAAGAGGGGTTTTCCAAcggttatatatttttttgaaaatctcAAAGTATGCGTGGGGCCCAAAACGGTCAATTTAATTTGTTGGGTGACACCGCACCGCAGACCGCATGGCATGTTAGAGCCGTTGGAGGATTCTTTTTTCCTAGGCTGTATTCCAGCAAACGTTGCTTGTCTTAATCATTTCTATGGTCGGTCCCACAACCAACATTTTATTCGTAAACGCTTAATCATTTGACTTGGTCCAAGTCCCACATTTATTTAAGAAACTAGGTTAAAATTTTAGTCAATTTATAGGAGATGTCAAACATATGTATTAAATAACAACAGTATTCCTTTTGAAGCATTCATAAAAGAGAGCATAAACAATAAGTATTCTTTTTCTCCTAACAGTACAATTATTGTCTATAATGCCGATGTTATACTTTgttagttttgaactttctcctctttcatttctctttctatttcttcCATGCTTTCCCATTCCATACATGTATTATTGTcgtaccccttaagcttttatcGATTTCTAAAAGCAAAAAATTTCATAAGCTAAGGACTATTTTtcgtattttccttttttttttttttgtagtatgACTATTTATTGAGGTTAACATCCAGCCTTATTCGCAGTTGGCCACTGTATCTTTACATGGCCAAATGAGGTATTTTACATGACAAAACTATACAAAGTTATGCTTATACcatttttctaacatagggtttGAGTAGATTTTCCGAATGATAAACACTTGACGCCAAGAAAATTTATTAATAGAAGATGGATCAGAATAGAGGAAAGGCAATTTCTAAATCTTCAGGTCATTAGCTATATTATAAGAAGAATAATGCAAAGGCAAAAGTTGCGAATCAACAAAGATACAACGGAGAGCGAAAGGAGTTTGCATAAGCtaaataatactcaaaacaatcacGGACATATTAAAGTACTAAATCCTTTCTTAGAGTTGTCGCATTCAACTCCATCGATCTTCCTCACACTTTGAACGGATAAGTATCACGAATGAGAGATCGATCCCGCTATCCACCATCCTAAAAAGGAATTCAAAGACAACAGAAAAATATTAAAGTAATGAACCGACAAAATCACTAAAGAGAGAAGGGCGAAGAAATTGGAGGAGGAAAATCTTAGTAGTGGAAACTCAtgaattaaaatattaaagaagCTAATAATATATGCTatgagaatttttattttttttttgattaaatATTTAAGTAACACAAATATAAGGAATAGAATCATGAGATTCTGAACATAAACATAAATTACAATGCAAGCATCAGAGAGGGAAAAAAAACTTCTTACAAAAAGGACTTTAAATAGGAGGGAGGAGAAACAAAACAGTActtaaaaaagtaaaattttcaCATGTGAACGTCTGGGAGTCTATTCTCTTATAAGGTAATTACACCTTATAATATTTTTccagtataaaatataaattttttgaataaagattataaaattttaatcaaCCAAAGGGAATAAATTTTACTTGATCAAATTGAAGCAAATTATAACTCTAAACAGAG
Proteins encoded in this region:
- the LOC107815177 gene encoding patellin-4-like produces the protein MTVEVQSEATQVAEVVVPKEELEAKKIVEEVENEKVKEEEEEETKPKAIEKSSSYREESNFLSDLKENEKKALNDLKSKLEEAILGNTLFKKEESATKKSPEKSPSGEEEEKKDDENKVEEKVEEEETKNEENCDTNGENKEEKESEEEGADLDVDGVDKVISIWGVPLLPSKGDERTNVVLLKFLRARDYKVNESFEMLKKTLQWRKDFKIQSILDEDLGSDLAPTAYMSGTDNQGHPICYNIFGVLDDQELYSKTFGTEEKRKQFLRWRVQLMEKGIQQLDFKAGGVSSLLQINDLKNSPGPSKKEVRVATKQAVDLLQDNYPEFVAKNIFINVPFWYYAFQSLLSPFLTQRTKSKFVFARPAKVTETLLKYIPIQEIPIQYGGLKRENDFEFSVSDCEASEMLLKAGSTETIEIPAAEVGSTFTWDVTIVGGEVSYKEEFVPEDENSYTIIIQKEKKLSSSIRNTFKNNEAGKIVLTIKNTSSKKKKAFYRHKIKKSAI